GGACCCTATGACATATGGTGGCCATGTCATCCTCTTCCTGAAGAATGTCTCAAAGTCCATCACAATAGACCTAttgatgaaaattttgaaatttgaggaAATTTAGctaaatgatgtttcaaatccaCCCAATTGTTGAATTGTATGCTCCATAGTTGGCCATCAAGTCTTGATTCAGAagcaagacaaaaaaaaaaaaaaaaagaagaagctgaGGGTTTTCTAGGAGTTCTGGAGTTATTTGGCGAAAGGGGCCAAAATCTCGAAATCTTGCCGAAATGAGTCAAAAGTTTACCAAAATGAGTTAAAACTTTTCCGAAATGAGTTGAACCAACCGAAATTTCAGTAGAAATCTAGTATGCCTATAGAGTTGACCACTGTTTCGTATCAAGGCTTCTTAAAACTAAAATATTTTGTGAATTTTGGTCACttcaataaaaatttcaaattatggTTTTCAATTCAATTATCCCCCTCTCTACCTTTTTGAACTTCCCTTGTTTCTTAGTTTGTTAGGTCCCTTTGTCGCTTTACTTAAGCTTTTTAGTCGTATTTGGATAATTtatttgttgtttatttaatgtgCTTTTAGTCTTTGGTTCTTGCTTATTTGTTGATTTATGACTGAAAGGGTACTTTGAGTTCTTGTTTATGTCTCTAAGCACTTCtcttttcattgatttttcATGAAGGACAGCTCACAAGAGGCCCCATGAGCAAAACCTTTTTGGAATTGTACAAGGAGGATTAGATCCTGTGCTTAGGTAAGCAATACCAGTTGGTTCAATAATTCTTCAGCTGTTTCTAGGAACTTGCTCAATGTTCTATTGCATGTTtctcttttctgatttttctacTCCTTTTTCGTTTCCAGGGATATATGTGTTAGAGGCTTGGTTGATCGCAATTTACCTGGGTATGTACATGGTATCAACACTTACTTGTGAAACTGCAGATTCTGAGGTTTCTGCATCTTAATTGAATTTATGATAGCTTTGTGTGCATCATCTAGTCTTACTATATTTCAATAATTCCCACTGTTATCCTTACCAGGTTACCATGATTTGATATGTTCAGATGAGTGAAGTAGTAAATTGTGACATTAAGAAATCATTGTTGGAAATAATACTACACAATGTATGCTGAAATACCTAGGCGAGGCTTGGCAATGGACTTTGCTTGTTGCCTGGGTACTTGGATAGTTCCTGTCATCGAATGGCATCTCACTTGGTTCAGTATTAATTAAacttaaatattttaatttgaaGGTTAGTGGGGTTTAATTGGACACTTGCTGGTATTTTAAGATATTTGAAGTTATTGGTCGAGGTAAAATGTGTTGGATTATGATATAATGGTGATTAAGGTTTGTAAAGAAACTTAGGTTGGAAAACTTAGATATGGTGCATAGACTTGGTCGGAAATTGattaaatgacaaaaaagttAGAAGGATAGAGTTCATATTAGTAGGATGCCGATATATTTTAGAAAATCACAcctaaaatttttggaaagaatcACTCATCAAGGGGTTCTGAATGGAGCCCTAAAACATTTGGTgaaatctttaatttttttttttttggatgaataaacaaTTAATTACGCGAGAAGAGAATATGCAAGGGTgggtgatgtagatccacattatggaaggaaatatgagaggaagaaggtccaaccttagtccacctgagtggctagggtccagccaagaagccagccaaACCCCTACTTGGttcacctgagtggctaagtgcAAATAAGGgtcaattgggcccatcggctaggggaataattagtaattgtttttaattaatttatgggtcattgggcccatcgagttgagtaagtggtatgtcgagtccaaattgtcttaggactctatttgttttccacataggtttattattcctagtccaattttgaattcttagttgtagtaggagtatctagtcctattgggaaactagctcctagttgaagtaggagtgtctagtcctattgagaAACTAGTTCTTAGTAATAGTTCGATTGCAATTCTGCCCTCAATAAATAGAGGAgtctatgtactcataatttcatatttgaataaagaataattgtagtcaattgcttagaacagccgggatagctgtgggtgagaagcccgggccgagacagccgctcctcccccacttttccctttgtttcttcttgtttaaagctttctattttatcctaaagttactgctaTTGAAGTATACGGCTGTggtgagtattcagaagttcagatctgtccaagttacaaaccagatttgattctctctcctgaagcttgcgattatttctcctaggtcaaaaaatcaagaaagtttgtaacttcacaaccagccgtcagaatcctctcaactttgggggtttttgtactctccctagggactatctacgcctaAGAGTGCAGTTCAATCGGACTCCtatagacctggccgcacctctctctctctccagttgtatagtaggtctttctctctcctatcgggttgtgttttgggctggtttttctcctatatgggtattgtatccttgggggtttatttgatggtcttatttctttgtttcctggtcctatttgtattgtttggggttataaattgctggggtagtttcttgtaatctactcctgcattaaatggtatcagagctatggctcagatAGAagaaccctaacccacccttcaagatgtgatgaaagGAATCCAGGCCTTGTCTACGAagttggatggacatgaccaacAGTTGGCTGACCTAAAAGAGAGTACTACTGCCCACTCTAACACCCAAccaactgttgcccaaactaatgttcaacctGCTGTTAATTGCATTGGTAATATTCCCAGAAGAGTCACTATGCAACCTAGAAGGAATGTCCCAGCTCAGAATGATGAGTATAATGAGTATGACAATCAGCTTTATTAGCCTGACGATACGTACAAGGTCAAGTTAGAATTGAAAGAGTACAATGGGAGGCACTATCCCCTCTATTACCAGGACTGGGTAACTTCCTTTGATGACTACTTCCGGTGGTACCGTATacctgaagaaaggaaagttcaattagttgtcactaagttaactggtggagctaaggactggtggaggaatgaagagaatAGGCTGATCCGCAGTCGTCAGATGCCTCACAATtgggaagacttgaaatttatccTTAACGATAGATTCTTACCACGCACCTACCGACGTGGACTCTACGACATGCTGAATACTCTCAGGCAAGATACTATGACTGTAGGAGATTATATTGATCGTTTTAATGAACTGCTTTCATAAACAGGTgcccataaagaagatgaagaactgctCATATCCCGTTTCAAACTGGGGTTAAGGTATGATATTCATAAGAAGCTTGGTGTGATCGAGATACCCTCCTTAAGCACTTGTTTTGACAAATCACTAAAAGCAGAGGATTTGATCAAAACAACCTCCAGAAGGTACATCCAACCAACTGACAACAAAAATCCTTATGTACCAACCAAACCCACTGGATTTCCTACCCGAGCTCCACAAGATACACAGGATAAGAGGAAGGCTCCAATGGGAAGGGAGAGTGGATCTGTGACATGCTAGAGTTGTGGAAAGACTGGACACAAGGCAAAATTCTACCCTAAGCGGGGACGATCCAACTCTGTCATCAGTGCCATTGAATCCAATCCTGATTTACAAATCCACGAACCTCAGGATGACGATTGGACTGTTAATGTTGCAGTTGAAGGAGAGGAGGATGAACTGGAAAATGAGCTTACACCAGAGAATGATGATCCTCATGCTTATGTCAATGTGGTTGCAAGAATCCTAGTGTCTGAAACTAAGGGTGAAGACTGGAGGAGGCACAATATCTTCTACACCTTAATGTCTAGTGGACCTTACaaagctcaagtgattgtggacaGTGGAAGTTGTGTGAATGTGGTATTTCAAGCCTTTGTCATTGACGGAAAGCTTAAGACTGAATCCCATCCACAGCCATACAAGGTATCTCTTCTAGACAGCAACATCATGGCTGTAACTCAACGGTGTTCAGTCCCATTGAAGGTCtcagattatgaagaaagtgtatggtgtgatgtcatcCCCATGGTCCTCATTGATGTACTACTTAgaaggccttggttatatgACAACAATGTGCTAGTGGGAGGTACTAAGAACCAATGCATCTTCAATCACAAAGGCAAACCATTCATTCTAAAcccactcaacatacctcaggtaaaagacaagttaagggctgcccaactaaggagacaacatgtcttaaagaatgttgctaagacctcttccaaaacaaccactgagcaaaagaagcaaccatgcaaagaaaatttcagtAAGAAGAACACTGTGGACAACAAGCTATGCGTGCTGCCCCATAGAGAATTCCTGACCCTGGGTGAAGAAACCGGCCTAATCATAGCTCTTGTTACCAAGGCTGCTAAACTAGTGATAGTGGtcaaacatcccccacaaatcaaacaattacttgttgatttttcagatttggtgccAGAGGAATTGCCTAATAAACTACGACCGATGAGGGATATTCAGCATGCCATTGACCTTGTGCCTGGGTCAGTACTCCCTAATCTGCCCACTTACCGTCTCAGTCCTACAGAGCATGCCGAGCTCAAGAGACAAATGaatgatttattaaagaaagggtTCTTGGTTAAGAGCATGAGTCCATGTGCAGTAGCAACCCTATTGACAgcaaagaaagatggatcatggtgtatgtgcattgacagccgggccattaacaaaatcaccgtaaagtacagatttcctattccttgtttggatgatatgcttgacaTGTTGACAGGAGCCTCCATCTTTTCAAAGATCGATCTACAgagtggctaccatcaaattcgaatccgtccaggggatgaatggaaaacagccttcaaaacaaaagaaggcctgtatGAGGGgaaggttatgccttttggtctcaccaatgcacctagcactttcatgagggtgatgacacatgtactacgacccttcatTGGCAAATTTCTCATAgtgtactttgatgacatactaATATACAGTAAAGCACAAAATGAACACTTGGAGCATCtgagacatgtcatgagagtaCTACGGGCAGAAAAGTTAtacatcaacttgaagaaatgttcctttatgctgcccaaggtcatcttccttggttttattgtatcttcacaaggcatagaagctgatccggagaaggtAAAAAGTGTCGTTGATTGGCCTATTCCAAAGACCTTGACCGAGGTTCGTAGCTTTCACGATCTTGCTTCATTTTACCGACGATTCATCCGGAATTTCAGCGCCATTGTAGCCCCAATTACAGAATGcacaaaagggagaaaagtcTCATTTCAGTGGACTCCGGCAACCACTAAAGTtttcaacttgatcaaacaaaagatgatagaagcaccagtgcttagactacccaattttgatcttatgtttgaagtggctactgatgcatcccatgttcggataggaggagtgcttatgcaagagggccatcccattgccttctacagtgaaaagttgaatgatgcaaaaaaaaggtattctacctatgatttagaactctatgccattgttcaaatcctcaagcattggaGGCATTACTTAATTGGAAAATAGTTTGTGCTCTATTCGGACcatgaagcactcaaatactTGCACTCACAAAAGACCATTAGTGATCGGTACGCTAAATGGATCTCATACTTGCAAGGATACGTATTTGCTCTCAAGTACAAAgctgggaaggagaatcaagtagttgatgcacttagtcgaaaggtgatgatgatgaacatcttcacagtacaaagtgtaggagtggaacacatcaaagaggagtacattagtaatgttaattttttagaaGTATTCAACAACCTACAAGGAGGAGGACAGGATGACAAATTTTCTATACATGATGGGTATCTTTTTAAAGGCACTCGCCTCTGCATCCCAAACACCTCTTTGAGACATCACTTGATTCGAgagctacatggaggaggaatgggtggacactttggcaaggacaaaacatactCCATGGTGAAAGACTTATACTTTTGGCATCAACTCTTAAAGGATGTGCAACATGTGATATAGAGATGCCGCACTTGTCAACTtgctaaaggagaaaagaagaatacaggATTATACACACCGTTACCCGTTCCACATGCACCTTGGCaagacataagcatggactttgtcctaggcttaccacCTACACGGGAAAGTTATAattccatatttgtggtagtagatcgtttctctaagatggcacactttatcccgtgcaagaagactcttgatgcaagtcacttggccaaactctttttcaaagagatagtgtgcatacatggtctaccacagacaattgtttcagatagggatgtcaagttcatgagctacttctggaagactctatggctgaaaacaaatactaaactcaagttatccactgcattccatcctcagacagacggacagaccGAAGTGGTGAACAGAAGTCTTGGCAACTTACTCCGTTGTCTAGTCCGAGACTATGAAAAGAGTTGGCCATCTATACTGGATATTGCTAAATTCTCCTATAATAGTTCCGTCAACCGCACCACAGGTCGTACACTATTTGAGATTGTCCTTGGACTGCAACCTCAACGACCGGTTGACTTGGTACCTTTGCCACCTCAGGCCCGTATTAGTGTGGAAGCCGATGAGTTCCTTAGACACATCATGGAGGTACATGCTGATGTTCGTCGTCGCATCGTTGTTAGCAATGATGGATACCAAGCAACTGCCAATCGACATCGTCGCTATGTGGAATTTCAGCTTAGTGATTTGGTAATGGTTCGAATTCCACTTGAGAGGTTTCCTCTTGGTACAAtgcacaagctccatcctcggaacatgggtccctacaaggtcttgaagcgcattggcactaatgcttacatactagagctacctcctactttgaagatcaacaatgtcttcaatgtagctgATCTGACGATATATTTGGGACACCATTCTAATGACAGTGACACTGAACACACATTCAAACTTCCTCAATTTGCaaaccctaaagatgatgtcatcgaaGATGTTCTCGATAACAAGTTCACCACAGTTCGTGGGGGCAAAGGGTACTACTTCCTCATCAAATGGAAAGGTCGACCACGagaggattgtacttggatccatGCCGATGACTTTCAATGCCTTGATGCAGACCTCTATGAGCACTACATGTCCCTTACCCATTCATCggagttgaatgattctaagaaagggggagctgatgtagatccacattatggaaggaaatatgagaggaagaaggtccagccttagtccacctgagtggctagggtccagccaagaagccagccgaacccctgcttggtccacctgagtggctaagtacaaataagggtcAATTGGGCTCAttggctaggggaataattagtagttgtttttaattaattagtgggccattgggcccatcaagttgagtaagtggtatgtcgagtccaaattgtcttaggactctatttgttttccacataggtttattattcctagtccaattttgaatttttagttgtagtaggagtatctagtcctattgggaaactagctcctagttgaagtaggagtgtctagtcctattgggaaactagctcttaGTAGTAGTTTGAGTGCTATTCTACCCTCTATAAAtggaggagcctatgtactcataatttcatatttcaataaagaataattgtagtcaattgcttagaacagctgGGATAGCTGTGGATGAGAATCCCAGGCCAagacagccgctcctcccccacttttccctttgtttcttcttgtttaaagctttctattttatcctaaagttactgctgttgaagtatacgactgttgtgagtattcagaagtgcagatctgtccaagttataAACCatatttgattctctctcctgaagcctgcgattatttctcctaggtcagaaaatcacaaccagccgtcagaatcctctcaactttgggggtttttgtaccctccctagggactatctacgcccaagagtgcagctcaatcggactcctacagacctggccgcacctctctctctccagctctatagtaggtctttctctctcctatcgggttgtgttttgggctggttttgctcctatatgggtattgtatccttgggggtttatttgatggtcttatttctttgtttcctggtcctatttgtattgtttggggttataaattgctgaggtagtttcttgtaatctactcttgcATTAGTGGGGGGACAAAGCCAAGTTACTACCCTAATGCAACTTCTGTGCAAGTTGCTTGGGCAAACCAAGAGCAGGAGGCATTGGCCCATTGGAGGGCATTTAGAGACCATTACTAGCTTTGAAAAGTCATTCTATGGTATTTCTGACACTTTTTCTGTCGGACTGAAAGTAAATTAGCCCTGCTTGGATTGTAACCATCTTCCACTCTTGAATGGTCTATCCCACTTGTGGAAGGAATCTCTACATAACTCACTGCTGGATTATCATCATTCATAAGAATAGCAGCCTGGGGAGATACTCTCATCTTACCAGGATGGCTTGTCATTGTGCACAACCAAGAAAATTTTGTTCTAGTGGAGGACTGGATCTGGTAACTTGTTGGCAGATGAGCTTGCAGTGGTGGGTTTGAGGGACAGCATATGTATTGTTTCCTGCAACACTTATCTCTTGGCTGATGTTTAATATTTGCGACTGGGTGTGTGACTGCTTCTAGATGTACTTGCCAAGCTTGCAggccttttttgttttgttttggtttttttttttttaattgaataaaatcATTTAGTCATCcagggaaaaagaaatttgataGCCAGTTACCTCGGAAATTCCGATCTGATGGCTAGATTTGGATCAAATCTTATCTCAGGACTAATGCTTAGTTTTCAAAAGGACGGTATCAGATTTCAAGGAAAATTTCccgaataaaaaataataatttaaatagcCTAATTAATGGAGATCGACGAGGTGGGTTGAGAGAGAGACAATCGATAGTggatggaaagagaaaataGTAGAAATATATTATCTCAAGATCCAACAACCAGATCTGGTTGAAATTCTGGTCAAGTGTAGAGAACTATCAGATCTATCAACTgataagaaaaatatgaaaaatctgaCAAGTAAATAAAAATGCATCACAGGTTGCTGAAATTTCAAGATAGCAATAACAAAGAATTTTAGCAGAATCTGATGATCGGAATTGAAGAACAGTTCAATAATCATATAATAGATTTCTGGTAACCAGCATTGGAAGGAAAAATTCAGTTTTAgcatgatatcttgatctagaGATCGGtgtagaaagagaagaaaattagaagaaatcTGGGAGAAGTAAAAGAGtttgaagaagaataagaaaaaaggtTGAAGAGATGGCACCTGTTATTAGTGGAAACAGAACTAGAAGAAGAGATAAAAGGGGAAGCTATCGGCCTGAAACCCCAAAtatgggcttataaattaggccTGTGACCGCCTGTCACAACAGATAACCCATAAACAAGTACCCCTAGGCCCATAGTAACCTATCCATGGCCCACAATAAAGTCCTACTATGCCCAATTGGGTAGTCTTGACTGCATCaatgatttaatttatttacttttttttacaGCTATGCTATAGGTGGTCTTTCAGGTGGTGAAGATAAAGATTCATTCTGGCGTGTTGTTGCTCAGTGTACTGCTGCATTACCTGAGGATAAACCACGCTATGTTATGGTGCAAACGAAACTCTCTTTGTTATGCCAACATCTTCTAATCATTGAAGTTCCTTGTGTACTGTAGTCTGTAGCTGTGGCATGTTTACTTAGTATTATACAACTAAAATGCAATAACttgtttctttcctctcttttttcccGTGTATACTACTTTTTCAGGGTGTTGGATATCCCCTTGATATTGTAGTTTGCAGTGCCTTAGGTGCTGACATGTATGATTGTGTTTATCCTACACGAACTGCTCGGTTTGGCACAGCTCTTATACCTGaggtagaattttttttgtatgaatCATTTTCTTTGGAATGATACAGATATGTGTACTATTGTATTAAAGATTTATTTGCAATTATGCAGCTATGAGTAGATAATGTAAAGATATGTATACAATCTGCATGTTCTATGCACCCATGCCTGCAAATCTGCAATTTTGAGCAAGTATTTAGATGGTGACCAGGTCATTGCTTCACCGTTTCCGTATTATCATTACTCGCGCATACACATGTGCAGCTATGTCCATCAAGAATTTACATGTGCAGAGCAGTGATTTGCCACCTCCATCTTATCTTTCTTCTTACACTCCTCCCACTGGATCCATcaagagagaaaaggaataaAAGGGTTGTGGTAAAGAGCAGTTCATGTCccaatttatattttatatatattaaataaaactgAGAACAGGACTGCATTATGTGCTGTCAACAAATGCAACATTAATTCAGAGCGAACATTCCAATATTTCATCCTTTCCACATGCATTTCTGTTCACTTAGTAGTCGAATTTattcctctctccctccctcccttctctGTGTATCCCTGTGTCTGCACTTGGCCCTGGTGGTTAGTGTTAACTCTGAGCTCAATCCCTTTATTGTTGTGTATGCAGTCTCTATTCAAGACTGTGACCTTGCCCTTCACCTTTTCAGAGATTTATTTTGCCTCTTTTTCTGGATGccttatcatttttttagaagctaaattTCTTGTACAGGGGGTGTTGAAATTAAAACACAAAGCTATGGCAGAGGATGTTCGCCCTATTGACACTACATGCGAGTGTATGGTGTGCCCTTGAACTTGACCTTCCACTGAAAAAATAAGTTGATTAGAGATTTCCTTAATAGCaccttcttttttcctctttttttttttttggtgtaggTCTGCAAGAACTATACAAGAGCATATATCCATTGCCTTGTTACAAAAGATGCTATGGGATCTGAGCTATTGTCATACCACAATTTGTTTTATATGATGAAGGTAAACTTGGTttttttccctgatgaaataATTTTCCTTagttaaattttatttggtAGATATGGTGATAAAATGCTTTCTGATTTACAGCTCAGCAGAGATCTACACATGTCAATAATCAAAGGATGCTTTCCAGAGTATGCACCttctccctccccccacccaatgagaaaaaaaaaaaaagaagcaaagaatATTGCATATTGGTTTATACTGCTAGCTGATTAGGATGATATCCCAACAGCCTGTTTTCatatttattcattctttcATCTGTTGTGCAGGTTTGTATGCGGGTTCCTCCAGAGAATGGTACTTTTTCTGCTCCAGAATGGTCCTTACATTAATAAATGTTGTGtgtggattttttgttttttttgggtgtgcTGCTGCACTGATATGGCCCATATGGGTTATCACTATGGTAGTATTAATCACTTCCCATGCTTAACTGGAACCATTTTCAACTATATTTCTTTTTGAACTCAATTTATGCTTTGCGATCATCCTAGGATCAGGCATTTCTGCTGATTGAGGTCATTGAATTAGAGCTTTCTAGATCATAGCTCACCTTCAAACAACATATAATTAAGGTGTTTACTTTATAGTACTTGGGTATAGGTTCTGCAGCCTTTGCATGGACATTATTAGAACTGCTTTTGCATAGACACTTGCTGCGTTGAGATATTGGAAATCTTCTTAATTCagtcactctctctcctttaaTAGAAGGACCTGTTGACATGTGATTCAATTAAAGGGCTCTCTGCACACAGGTACTTGTTAGTGAAGGGTACAGATTGTGGTGCTGCCTCAGTCATGTGCTTGATGTAAACCTTGATACCCCTCAACAGAGTTTTCTTACCCAAGTTCTTTCCGAAATCTCTTGCTCGAATTACAATGCATAATCTTCCATTGAACCTCCCACCTGACGATAAATCATGTAATGCTTCTTTGTATTCTAGATTTCTTATTTCCAATTTTCCATGTAGTCCTTTGTGCCCTGAACCATGTGGAAGGGTGCTGCTTCTAGTAAGAACTGGGGGTTCAGTGAATATGGTTGCAATCACATATGCATCATCCTCCTATAACAAGTGAATGATGTTCAAGATTTGTGGTTACTAATTTCTATTTGACACAAAAGGGATGGGGGTTTCTCACCCTTTGGATTTTGCTCTATTTctgtgttttcaaaaattgtgtatgtattttggatcattttggTTTCCATATTGCTAGAAGTAACTattattcatcaagaaaatagaaaaaaagccATTGGTCACACTATTTGATTTGCATTTTCTGGAAGTTAATTTTACAGAATGTCGTATATTAATTTGACAGAATGTCTTATACTCTACGTGGTAATTGTTCTCAAAAAATGAGATGTAAAAATGATTACCGGAATGATGTCTGTGAAATTTGGATCATTCCAAGCTAGTTTGGGTCGAATTGCTTGGATTTTAGTTGGGTAAGGCCGTAAGGGCACTGGCTCGATGCAATACTTTCTGGAGGCTTGTGTTGGGCTGATATTGGGCCTGCAAGGccgagcaaatgtagctttggTCACTCACACTTAAGCTTCAGAGATTTCAAAATTTAGTGCTCCAGTGATTTCTTTGTATCTGCTCCCCCATCTAATGGCCACATGATAAAAGTAGTCAAATGGTAGACATTCTGTGCTGTATCCTTCCCTGTAACCCCAATTAGTTCTTTCATCTAATTTGTATAAACGGTTTCTTCCTTGGCCACCTGCCCAAACTTTGCATGACTATTTTTTTCTGGTCATCTCGTTCTGAGCTCTAACTTGCTCTACCCAAATGATATTTCTGTTTGTTAGAATTGATAGATTCCTTTATTTTAATCTCAGGTTGACTTTTGAACcatttttctattgttttctaGTTCCCAAAAGGTGATGTTCCAGAATGGGTTTGCAATGCCATGGAGGTTGCTGGAATTGACATTTCGTCCTGCTGTGGACCCTTCTCTTCATCCCAAGAGTAAATGGTTATACATTATACTGAAAtggaaagaatatatacctcaCATTTTGCTATCCCCCATAGGGAGCTGTTATCATCT
This genomic stretch from Macadamia integrifolia cultivar HAES 741 chromosome 2, SCU_Mint_v3, whole genome shotgun sequence harbors:
- the LOC122090667 gene encoding queuine tRNA-ribosyltransferase catalytic subunit 1-like isoform X5 — its product is MPVGTQGTIKGLTTSQLEEIGCQLILGNTYHLALRPSSELIDELGGLHKFMNWQRALLTDSGGFQMVSLLHLADITEKGVTFQSPVDGKPMLLTPEESIEIQNRIGADIIMALDDVVKTTITGPRIEEAMYRTLRWIDRCIAAHKRPHEQNLFGIVQGGLDPVLRDICVRGLVDRNLPGYAIGGLSGGEDKDSFWRVVAQCTAALPEDKPRYVMGVGYPLDIVVCSALGADMYDCVYPTRTARFGTALIPEGVLKLKHKAMAEDVRPIDTTCECMVCKNYTRAYIHCLVTKDAMGSELLSYHNLFYMMKLSRDLHMSIIKGCFPEFVCGFLQRMVLVSEGYRLWCCLSHVLDVNLDTPQQSFLTQVLSEISCSNYNA
- the LOC122090667 gene encoding queuine tRNA-ribosyltransferase catalytic subunit 1-like isoform X3; translation: MKIARLSGARRTFTLSKPPATIEPRSTAAHIVIRAFSALTVSKGTKFDPKMALSFEVLGRFNRARAAQLTLPHWVCQTPLFMPVGTQGTIKGLTTSQLEEIGCQLILGNTYHLALRPSSELIDELGGLHKFMNWQRALLTDSGGFQMVSLLHLADITEKGVTFQSPVDGKPMLLTPEESIEIQNRIGADIIMALDDVVKTTITGPRIEEAMYRTLRWIDRCIAAHKRPHEQNLFGIVQGGLDPVLRDICVRGLVDRNLPGYAIGGLSGGEDKDSFWRVVAQCTAALPEDKPRYVMGVGYPLDIVVCSALGADMYDCVYPTRTARFGTALIPEGVLKLKHKAMAEDVRPIDTTCECMVCKNYTRAYIHCLVTKDAMGSELLSYHNLFYMMKLSRDLHMSIIKGCFPEFVCGFLQRMFPKGDVPEWVCNAMEVAGIDISSCCGPFSSSQE
- the LOC122090667 gene encoding queuine tRNA-ribosyltransferase catalytic subunit 1-like isoform X2, whose translation is MKIARLSGARRTFTLSKPPATIEPRSTAAHIVIRAFSALSKGTKFDPKMALSFEVLGRFNRARAAQLTLPHWVCQTPLFMPVGTQGTIKGLTTSQLEEIGCQLILGNTYHLALRPSSELIDELGGLHKFMNWQRALLTDSGGFQMVSLLHLADITEKGVTFQSPVDGKPMLLTPEESIEIQNRIGADIIMALDDVVKTTITGPRIEEAMYRTLRWIDRCIAAHKRPHEQNLFGIVQGGLDPVLRDICVRGLVDRNLPGYAIGGLSGGEDKDSFWRVVAQCTAALPEDKPRYVMGVGYPLDIVVCSALGADMYDCVYPTRTARFGTALIPEGVLKLKHKAMAEDVRPIDTTCECMVCKNYTRAYIHCLVTKDAMGSELLSYHNLFYMMKLSRDLHMSIIKGCFPEFVCGFLQRMVLVSEGYRLWCCLSHVLDVNLDTPQQSFLTQVLSEISCSNYNA
- the LOC122090667 gene encoding queuine tRNA-ribosyltransferase catalytic subunit 1-like isoform X1, which codes for MKIARLSGARRTFTLSKPPATIEPRSTAAHIVIRAFSALTVSKGTKFDPKMALSFEVLGRFNRARAAQLTLPHWVCQTPLFMPVGTQGTIKGLTTSQLEEIGCQLILGNTYHLALRPSSELIDELGGLHKFMNWQRALLTDSGGFQMVSLLHLADITEKGVTFQSPVDGKPMLLTPEESIEIQNRIGADIIMALDDVVKTTITGPRIEEAMYRTLRWIDRCIAAHKRPHEQNLFGIVQGGLDPVLRDICVRGLVDRNLPGYAIGGLSGGEDKDSFWRVVAQCTAALPEDKPRYVMGVGYPLDIVVCSALGADMYDCVYPTRTARFGTALIPEGVLKLKHKAMAEDVRPIDTTCECMVCKNYTRAYIHCLVTKDAMGSELLSYHNLFYMMKLSRDLHMSIIKGCFPEFVCGFLQRMVLVSEGYRLWCCLSHVLDVNLDTPQQSFLTQVLSEISCSNYNA